ATACAGCAAAAAATTCAAAAAAAATTTCAAATTATCAAATTTTGAATGTAAAATAATCGAATTATGTAAAAAACTGTCCCGCCCGCCCTAACCTTTAATCAGAATTTCCTCGTGGGAATATTTCCGTGAATTACCCAAAATAACCACCTCCTAATTAAAATTAAATTGTTGTAGAAATAAATTCAAGCAAATTTACAAAAAATTATTCAAAAAACTTGATTATTACACTTAAAAATGTTACTTTTCAGATATTTATTATCAATTATTATCAAATTAATATTATGAAATTATTTGTTTGTCCCTTATTTTTAGTTTTGATGCTGGCTACATCATGCAGCTCTATAGATTTTTCTCAAAACAGATATGTTAAATTTCAGTCCAATTTAGGAATTGGCAGTTTCTTCCTGTCAACTCCTGAAACTCTGAAAGAAGGTGGCTTTGCTGTTGTATCAACAAACGAAGAAACCGGATCCTTACGTGCTAATAAAACAGTTGCAGGAACCTTCAGTATGGATATTTTGATCAGTTACGATGAAGAATCCGATGATGTGCTCATCGCTATTGTCAATCGCATTAAATCCGATGAAAAAGAAATTATTGAATATTATAATTTGCAGGAATATAATAAATCTTACAAAGAATATTTTTATCAAACAATTTCAAATATTGAGGTCAACTCTACTAAAACAGCATTCCCAAACCGTTGATTAAATGGATGTACTGCACATAAATACAACTGATACAAGCGGCTCGGCGATTGCGGCTAAAAGACTTTCAGCCGGGCTGAATTCTTTGGGTATAAATTCAAAGATTCTATCCCTTGATAAAAGAGGCAATGATGTAAGTTTTACAGGTTTTTTTGAAGATAGAATTCTGGCTTTAAAGCCACTAAGTTTATTCCAAAGACATTTCCTGCCAACATACCGAAAAATCGTGCATAGTATTAAAAACTTAGATGAAAACATATTTACTTTTCCAAATACTTTGATTGATATAACTAAACATGAATTATTCAAAAAGGCTGATATAATCCACCTTCATCATATTGCCGATTTTGTTGATATTAAATCTTTCTTTAACAAAAACACCAAACCAATTGTTTGGACTATTCATGATTTCAACCCAATTTCGGGAGGCAATCATTGGCCCGATTCAGATATTTCAAAATTTCAAAAATATGTTGCTCGTAATATTGAGATAAAAAAAAATGCATATTCAAAAGCGAAATATTTAAAAGTAATAAACCCTTCTGAATTTCAAAAGAACGAAGTTATTAAATCAGGTCTTTTTCCGGAAAAGTCAATTAAATTTATTCCTCATGGTGTAGACTTTAATATTTATAATTCTCATAAAAGAATTGCATTTTCCGAAAATTCAAAATTCCCCAATAACAATAAAAGAAATATTATATTTATTTCAGATGACCACAAACTTTCGAATAAAGGAGCTGATTTATTTATAGAAATTGTAAATATTTTGGGAGATAAATTTAATTATATCGCTGTTGGAAAAAATACAAGTATTTATTGCAATCATAAATTAATTGTTCAAATTGGTTTTGTTTCAGATGAGAATCAGCTTGCTGATATTTACCGCTCAGCTGATATTTGTTTAATTTTATCAAAATTTGAGTCATTTTCTCAAATTACTATTGAGTCACTTGCTTGCGGCACGCCTGTAATATCAACTAATTGTGGTGGTCCTGAGGAAATTATTGAAAGTGGTATAACAGGTTATATAGTTAAAAATAGAAATGCAATCAAATTTGCAGAAATAATTGAAAATGTTATGAATGATAAAGTCAAGTTAGCAGATATGTCTGAAGCTTCAGCAGAAAAAGCAAAGATTTACGATGTTAATATTATTGCCCGGCAGTATCTTGGTATTTACAAAGAACTTACACATAATAAATGAGGCTGCATTATAGCATTTTAATAACACTTGTGATGCAGCCCCAAAATATATTTTAACTACATTGCTAAATCAAAGCGGTCAGCATTCATAACCTTTACCCAAGCTTTAATAAAGTCCCTGACAAATTTTTCCATATTGTCATCCTGTGCATAAAACTCAGAATATGCCCGTAAGATTGAATTAGAGCCAAAGACTAAATCAACCCTTGTAGCTGTCCATTTAGTTGCTCCGTTTTTACGATCAACAATATTATAAATGTTCTCATTAATTGGCAGCCACTTATTATTCATATCTGTCAGATTAACAAAGAAATCATTGCTCAAAATACCAACTTTATCAGTTAGAATGCCATGTTTAGTACCTCCATAATTAGTTCCCAAAACACGCATTCCACCAACTAAAACAGTCATTTCAGGTGCAGTCAGTCCCATAAGTTGAGCTCTGTCCAAAAGTAACTCTTCTGCTTTAACTGCATATTCCTTCTTTAACCAATTTCTAAAGCCATCATGGACCGGCTCGAGCACATCAAATGACTCAGCATCGGTCATATCGGGAGTTGCATCCCCGCGCCCCGGATAAAAAGGCACTTTGATGTCGAAACCTGCATATTTTGCTGCTTGTTCAATTGCAGAACTACCGCCCAGAACAATTAAGTCGGCAATGCTGACTTTCTTTTGCAAGCTGTTTTGGATTTCATAAAGTGTATTTAGAACTTTTTTCAGACTTTCAGGTTCGTTTCCTTCCCAAGATATTTGAGGCTCAAGTCGAATCCTTGCTCCATTTGCTCCACCACGGTAATCTGAGCATCTGAAAGTACGGGCGCTGTCCCATGCTGTATTTATAAGCTCAGTATGTGATAAACCGCTATTTAGCAACATAGCTTTTAATTCTTCAATTTCAGTTTCAGTCAAAGTATAGTTTGCTGATGGAATAGGGTCTTGCCAAATAAGGTCTTCTTTTGGTACATCCGGACCTAAATAACGACTCTTCGGACCGAGGTCGCGATGAGTGAGCTTGAACCATGCTCTTGCAAAAACATCAGCAAAATATTCGGGATTACTATAAAATCGTTCTGAAATTTTGCGATATTCCGGATCCATCTTCATTGCCATATCGGCATCGGTCATAATGGGATTTCTACGAACTCCTTTAATATGAGCATCAAAAGGCATGTCTTCTTCTTTGATATTAATTGGTTCCCATTGCCATGCTCCGGCAGGACTCTTCTTTAGTTCCCATTCATAATTCAATAAAAGGTGAAAATAAGTATGATTCCACCGGTCAGGAGTTGTTGTCCATGCTCCCTCAATACCACTCGTCAATGTGTCTTCAGCATTACCTTTACCTTTTGGGTTTACCCAACCGAACCCTTGCTCGTGCAAATCCTCGCCCTCAGGAGCCGGTCCTAAAAGAGATGGATCACCACTACCGTGAGCTTTGCCGACTGTGTGTCCACCGGCTGTCAGAGCAACAGTTTCCTCATCATTCATAGCCATGCGTTTGAATGTTGTGCGTACGTCCTGTGCAGTTCTGAGTGGGTCTGGTTTACCGTCAACACCCTCAGGATTGACATAAATAAGTCCCATTTGTACAGCAGCTAAAGGATTCTCAAGTGATTCACGTTCTTCATCGTTTGAATAGCGGCTTTTTGTAGGTGCAAGCCACTCTTTTTCTGCACCCCAGTAGATATCTTTCTCGGGGTGCCAAATGTCTTCACGACCGCCGCCAAAACCGAATGTCTTGAATCCCATTGACTCATAAGCCATATTACCTGCAAGAATGAATAAATCAGCCC
This window of the Ignavibacteriota bacterium genome carries:
- a CDS encoding glycosyltransferase; its protein translation is MDVLHINTTDTSGSAIAAKRLSAGLNSLGINSKILSLDKRGNDVSFTGFFEDRILALKPLSLFQRHFLPTYRKIVHSIKNLDENIFTFPNTLIDITKHELFKKADIIHLHHIADFVDIKSFFNKNTKPIVWTIHDFNPISGGNHWPDSDISKFQKYVARNIEIKKNAYSKAKYLKVINPSEFQKNEVIKSGLFPEKSIKFIPHGVDFNIYNSHKRIAFSENSKFPNNNKRNIIFISDDHKLSNKGADLFIEIVNILGDKFNYIAVGKNTSIYCNHKLIVQIGFVSDENQLADIYRSADICLILSKFESFSQITIESLACGTPVISTNCGGPEEIIESGITGYIVKNRNAIKFAEIIENVMNDKVKLADMSEASAEKAKIYDVNIIARQYLGIYKELTHNK
- the katG gene encoding catalase/peroxidase HPI, whose product is METSQKGKCPVMHGANTESSNSVMSWWPNALNLDILHQHDTKSNPLSSDFNYRKEFNKLDFEALKNDLRKLMTESQDWWPADWGHYGGLMIRMAWHSAGTYRTSDGRGGSNTGNQRFAPLNSWPDNANLDKARRLLWPIKKKYGNKLSWADLFILAGNMAYESMGFKTFGFGGGREDIWHPEKDIYWGAEKEWLAPTKSRYSNDEERESLENPLAAVQMGLIYVNPEGVDGKPDPLRTAQDVRTTFKRMAMNDEETVALTAGGHTVGKAHGSGDPSLLGPAPEGEDLHEQGFGWVNPKGKGNAEDTLTSGIEGAWTTTPDRWNHTYFHLLLNYEWELKKSPAGAWQWEPINIKEEDMPFDAHIKGVRRNPIMTDADMAMKMDPEYRKISERFYSNPEYFADVFARAWFKLTHRDLGPKSRYLGPDVPKEDLIWQDPIPSANYTLTETEIEELKAMLLNSGLSHTELINTAWDSARTFRCSDYRGGANGARIRLEPQISWEGNEPESLKKVLNTLYEIQNSLQKKVSIADLIVLGGSSAIEQAAKYAGFDIKVPFYPGRGDATPDMTDAESFDVLEPVHDGFRNWLKKEYAVKAEELLLDRAQLMGLTAPEMTVLVGGMRVLGTNYGGTKHGILTDKVGILSNDFFVNLTDMNNKWLPINENIYNIVDRKNGATKWTATRVDLVFGSNSILRAYSEFYAQDDNMEKFVRDFIKAWVKVMNADRFDLAM